One genomic region from Jiangella sp. DSM 45060 encodes:
- a CDS encoding ATP/GTP-binding protein: MAFVDSEVSGGTQADQDALSVKIVVAGGFGVGKTTFVGAVSEIEPLRTEALMTEASTSVDDLSMLPEKRTTTVAMDFGRITLAEDLVLYLFGTPGQNRFWFMWDDITRGAIGAVVLVDTRRLADCFGAIDYVEQRGIPFVVALNAFNGIQEHDVEDVRDALQVGPEVPFVVTDARDRESVKVVLVTLVEHAMSLIQQT; this comes from the coding sequence ATGGCCTTCGTCGACTCTGAGGTGTCTGGCGGCACACAGGCCGACCAAGACGCGCTGTCGGTCAAGATCGTCGTGGCCGGCGGTTTCGGCGTGGGCAAGACGACGTTCGTCGGCGCGGTCAGCGAGATCGAGCCGCTGCGTACCGAGGCACTCATGACGGAGGCCTCGACCAGCGTCGACGACCTCTCCATGCTGCCCGAGAAGCGCACCACGACCGTGGCCATGGACTTCGGCCGCATCACGCTGGCCGAGGACCTCGTGCTGTACCTCTTCGGCACGCCGGGCCAGAACCGGTTCTGGTTCATGTGGGACGACATCACCCGCGGCGCCATCGGCGCGGTCGTGCTCGTCGACACCCGCCGCCTGGCCGACTGCTTCGGCGCCATCGACTACGTCGAGCAGCGCGGCATCCCGTTCGTCGTCGCCCTCAACGCGTTCAACGGCATTCAGGAGCACGATGTCGAGGACGTCCGCGACGCCCTGCAGGTCGGGCCCGAGGTCCCGTTCGTCGTCACCGACGCGCGCGACCGCGAGTCGGTCAAGGTCGTGCTCGTCACGCTGGTCGAGCACGCGATGTCGCTGATCCAGCAGACCTGA
- a CDS encoding NAD(P)-dependent oxidoreductase: MSGHAIVVGSTGQIGRAAVESLLDDGWSVTAVHRGSTEAPSGWARRGVDERLADRADLAGVLRETGGADVLLDTIAYDDADARLLLGLAGDVGSLIVASSASVYADDAGRTLDEATGPDDFPRFAAPVPETQATVPPGPATYSTRKMLLEQTLLDDGRLPVTVLRPCAIHGPGSTSPREVWPLLRALDRRPRIPLAHGGHSRFHTTSAPNLGELVRLAAARPGGRVLNAGDPEPPSVADIVLAVSATAGHEPELVPLDGAPESRVGRTPWSVPRPFLVSMTAAATELGYAPVATYAEAVEWTSAWLRGRLAERPWREAFPLLAQFYGDAMDDYAAEDELLASRRN, encoded by the coding sequence ATGAGTGGTCACGCGATCGTCGTCGGCAGCACCGGCCAGATCGGCCGCGCCGCCGTGGAGTCCCTGCTCGACGACGGCTGGTCGGTCACGGCCGTGCACCGGGGCAGCACCGAAGCGCCGTCCGGCTGGGCGCGGCGCGGCGTCGACGAGCGGCTGGCCGACCGCGCGGACCTCGCCGGTGTGCTGCGCGAGACCGGCGGCGCCGACGTCCTGCTCGACACCATCGCCTACGACGACGCCGACGCGCGGCTGCTGCTCGGCCTGGCCGGCGACGTCGGCTCGCTGATCGTCGCCTCCAGCGCCTCGGTGTACGCCGACGACGCGGGCCGCACCCTGGACGAGGCGACCGGGCCGGACGACTTCCCGCGCTTCGCCGCGCCCGTCCCGGAGACCCAGGCGACGGTGCCGCCCGGCCCGGCCACGTACTCGACGCGGAAGATGCTGCTGGAGCAGACCCTGCTCGACGACGGACGGCTACCGGTCACCGTGCTGCGGCCGTGCGCCATCCACGGCCCCGGCAGCACCAGCCCGCGCGAGGTCTGGCCGCTGCTGCGCGCGCTGGACCGCCGGCCGCGCATCCCGCTGGCGCACGGCGGGCACAGCCGGTTCCACACCACGAGCGCGCCGAACCTCGGCGAGCTGGTCCGGCTCGCGGCGGCGCGCCCGGGCGGCCGCGTCCTCAACGCCGGCGACCCGGAGCCGCCGTCCGTCGCCGACATCGTCCTGGCCGTCAGCGCGACCGCCGGTCACGAGCCGGAACTGGTGCCGCTGGACGGTGCGCCGGAGTCGCGGGTGGGCCGCACCCCGTGGTCGGTGCCGCGCCCGTTCCTCGTCTCCATGACGGCGGCGGCGACGGAGCTGGGCTACGCGCCGGTCGCGACCTACGCCGAGGCGGTCGAGTGGACGTCGGCCTGGCTGCGCGGCCGGCTGGCCGAGCGGCCGTGGCGCGAGGCGTTCCCGCTGCTGGCGCAGTTCTACGGCGACGCGATGGACGACTACGCCGCCGAGGACGAGCTGCTCGCGTCGCGCCGGAACTGA
- a CDS encoding DUF3054 domain-containing protein, with protein sequence MRTGPALAVDVVLVLVFVLIGRRTHDDPLSLAGLARTAWPFLAGLALTWTLIALRWRGPGDAGPARLARSSLGRPSQPLPASPGPRSPRRHPASLATGVTVWMATVAVGMLLRAASGQGTAPSFVAVATLVLGAFLVGWRVVARQFRRDASSSSSAA encoded by the coding sequence GTGAGAACGGGGCCGGCGCTCGCCGTCGACGTCGTCCTGGTGCTGGTGTTCGTGCTGATCGGACGGCGGACGCACGACGATCCGCTGTCGCTGGCCGGGCTGGCCCGCACGGCATGGCCGTTCCTGGCCGGGCTCGCTCTGACATGGACGCTGATCGCGCTTCGGTGGCGGGGGCCGGGGGATGCCGGCCCCGCCCGCCTCGCTCGTTCCTCGCTCGGACGCCCGAGCCAACCCCTGCCGGCATCCCCCGGCCCCCGCTCTCCCCGCCGCCACCCTGCGTCCCTCGCGACCGGCGTCACTGTGTGGATGGCGACGGTGGCCGTCGGCATGCTGCTGCGGGCGGCGTCGGGCCAGGGGACAGCGCCCTCGTTCGTCGCCGTGGCGACGCTGGTGCTGGGCGCGTTCCTGGTCGGCTGGCGGGTCGTGGCGCGTCAGTTCCGGCGCGACGCGAGCAGCTCGTCCTCGGCGGCGTAG